Below is a window of Holophagales bacterium DNA.
TTCGGCGCGACGCCCTCGACCGCCAGGGTGTAGCTGCCCGGGGCGAGGTTCTCGAGGAGCTCGGTACCGGCCGCGGGCAGGGTGACGTGCCCCTCGTTGCCCCACGAGCGGTAAGGGTGCGGCTGCCCGAGGGCGTTCCGAAGCGTCGCGCTCCCCTTCGCCCGCGACGCCTCGCCCGGGAGGATCTCGACGCTCCCCCCTGGCGTCAGCGCCACCGGGAGAGGGGCGCCGGGGACGACGACCCCTTCGAGGACCTGCGTCGCGTAGCCGTTCGAGCCGACGACGAGCGAGTACCTGCCGGGCCTGAGCGAAGAGATCTCGCCCTTGCCGTCGCCGTCGAGCGAGAGCCACGTGGAGGTGACGTTCGCGCCCGCTCCGTCCTTGACCCTGACGTTGGCCGAGCGGAGCGGAATCTGGTAGATCCCGTCCCTCACGCGGACTTCGAGCCCCTCGCCCCGGGTCATCTCGATCGTCCCCGCGTCGCCCCCGTCCTCCGTCGCCGAGGCGTTGTCGCTGGCCTCCTGGTAGCCGGAACGGCGAAGGGTGAGCTTGTAGGCTCCAGGCTCCACGTCGTCGACGAAGAAGCGGCCGTTCGAGTCGGAGGTCGCGAAGCCCGGGCGAGCCGATGGCGTGCCGTCGAGGGCCGCCGTGATCCGGGCATCGGCGAGGGGCTGTTTCGTCGAGCCGTCGACCACGACGCCGAAGAGGCGTGCCATCGGCAGGTCGACGTCGAGCGAGGCCTCCCCGTCGATCCGGAGCTCCTTCGATACCGTGCGTCCTCCCGACCCCGGCGCGCCCTGGACGTTGACGGTGTAATCGCCGGGCGTGATCCCCTCGATCCGGTAGGAGCCGCTCTCGTCGGTCCGCGCCGAGCCCGACGAGGAACCACGGCCGCCGCCCACGAAGACCCTCGCCTCCGCCACCGGCTGCCCGCCGCGCGTCACGCGCCCCGCGAGCGCGCCGGTCCCCTCGAAGACGACCTCGGCTTCGGCCTCTCTCTGCCCCTCGGCGATCGTCACGCTCCCGGTCGCCGACCGGGTCGACCCCGCGAGGAAGTCTCCCGCGGTGGCGCGGAGCGAGATCGTGCCGGCCGGCGCGCCGGCCAGCTCGAACCGCCCGTCGGCGCCCGTCCGCGCGGACGCCCAGTACTCACGGGGACCGTTCGCGTTGACGCTCACCCCCGGCGCGGGACGCGTCGGGAAGGCCCGAGACGACGCCGCGGATCGTCGCGCCTCCGGCGAGGACGAGCGTGACGTCCTCCTTCGTCTCCCCTGCCACGAGAATCGCTTCCACGGGCTCCGTCGTCTGGCCGGGAACGCTCGCGCGGAGCGTGAAGCGTCCGGGCGAAAGATGGTCGAAGCGGAACCGCCCGGAGGCGTCCGTGGTGGCCGACTCGCCGCCGCCGAATCCGCGCCCCGGCGCGTTCGCCCCTTCGAGCGCCACTTCGGCCCCCGGCACGGGCTGCCGCGTCTCGGAGAGGACGACGCCCCCGAGGGAGCTTCCGCGCGAGAGGGCGACCTCGACGCTGCTCCCCCCTTCCTTCAGGTCGACGTTCTCCGTGCGGTCCGTGTAGTCGGCGTGCTGGACGGAGACGGTCACCTTGCCGGGGGCGAGCCCCTCGACCTCGAACCGGCCGTCGACGTCGGTGACGAGGTCGCCGCCGAAGCCTGACGCCGGGAACGCCGCACCGCCGGTTTCTCCGGAAATCCCTACCGTCGCCTCCGGGACGCCCCGCCCGGACCTCGCGTCGGTGACCCGCCCCTTCAGCGTGCTTCCGGGCGGGACCCGGATCTCGACTCCGTCCGTCGTCGTCGCCTCTTCTACGACGACGCCACCGGCCCGACCGGCCTGGTACCCCTTCGCCGTCACGACGACCTGCCACTTCCCGGCAGGGACGTCCTCGATGGCGAAACGGCCGTCCGGGGCCTCGACGGCGACCGCCTCGCCCGCGCCTCCGAAACCGCGGCCTCCGGCCCGCCGCCCGGCACGCATCACGTTGCCGCCCCCGAAACCCGGACGATCCGCCTGGAAGGAGACGTCGAACGACGTGAGCGGCTGACCGGTCCTTCCGTCGACCGCAACACCCTCGATCCGGCCGGCCCCCTCGACGATCCACTCGACGTCCGCCGCGGGCGCCACGATGCCTCGCTTCAGCGGCCCGGGCCCCCCCGCGAGGGCCACGGCGAAGAGCTGCAGGTCGTAGGCTTCCCCGGCCTTCAGGCCGTCGAGGAAGAACGCCCCGTCCGGCCCGGTCGGCATCGCGACCGACCCGAAACCTCCCGTCGGCGCCTTGCCGGACAGCCGGGGTATGACGAGGTAGCCCTCTGCGCCCCCACCGGTCTTGCGGAGGACGAAGCCCGCGATCGCCGCCCCCGGGGAGAGCACGACGTCGACCGGTTCGGGATGCGTGTCGCGCACGAGCCTCAGCGGGTCGACGACCTCCGTCGCCCGGCCCGGCGCCTTCGCGCTGAACGCCCAGTCGCCGGCGGGAATCCCCTTCAGCTCGAAGCGCCCGTCGGCACCGCTCTTCGCCGAGGGCGATCTCCGAGACGCCGCCGAAGCTCATCTGCATCATTCGTCCTCCGCTGGAGGAGCGGACGACGCGCGACTGCGAGAGCGCCACCTCGACGCCGGCGATCGGATTGCCCTCGAGGTCCTTCACCGTCCCCGTCAGAACGAGGCCGCGCCGCAGGGTGACGATTGCTCCCGTGCGCGTTCCGCCGGCCACGAGCGAGATTCCCCCGAGCTTTCCCTTCTCGTAGTCCGGGTGCTGCACGTCGATCCGCTGGTTCTCGCCCGGTGGGAGACGCGAGACGGAGAAGGTTCCGTCGGCGCGCGAGCGGATCCTCGCTCCCGTGTCGCCCGCCCAGGCCCGCATCACCAGGCGGAACGGGCTGTCGCCGCCGGAGACGACGGACCCTCGCGTCCGCCACCGGCCCGCCGTCCTCGTCGACGACCCGCCCCGAGAGCGACGCGCCGCGCGTGAGCGGGACGTCGAGGACCTTCGTCGCCCCTTTCTCGAGCCGGACGTTCGCGCGCGTCCACCGGACGTGCGCGGGCTCGTCCGCGCGAACGGTCACGTCCGCGGGCCGTAGCCCCTTCAGCCGGTAGCGTCCGTCGGCCCCCGAGCGCGCCACGAGCCGGCCCGGGCCCGAGGAGACCGTCAGCTTCACGCGCGGGACGGGCTTCAGCGTGGCAACGTCGAGCGTCCGCCCCTCGAGGACCGTCGGCGGGGCGAGCGCGAGCACGACCGGCTTCCCGCCCGGCACGGGCGTCACGCCGGGAGCTTCGGCGAATCCGTCGTCCCCGGCGTCGGCGACGACGCTCCCGCGGCGGGAAGGAAGATCGGCGAGACGGAAGGTGCCGTCGGCGCCGACCTCGACCCAGCGGGTCTCGAGCCCGTCCCCCTCGTACCGCACGAGCGCACCGGCCGCAGGCTTGCCGTCCCTCTTCTTCACGCTCCCGGACAGAGGCGCCCCCGCCACCAGGGCGATGGCCCGGCTCTGAGCGCCCCCTTTCGCCCCGCTCAGGTGCGCCGGCGCGAAGCCGTCCGCCACGACGAGCAGCTCGTTGCGCTCGGACGCCGCATTCTCGAAGCGGAACGTCCCGTCCGCGCCCGTGCTCGATTCCTCGGGGACGGGGCTGAGACCGAAAGAGCCGTCGAAGCGCCCCCGCGCCGTCAGCGTGACGCGCGCCCCGGCGACCGGCCTGCCCCCCGGCCCTGTGACGCGCCCCGCCAGCGCCTCGGCCTTCCGGAGCGGCAGCTCGCCGAGCTCGTCCGTCTCGGATGCGTCGTAGATGCCCTCGAGCTCTGCCGCGATGGCACCCTTCGCGGCGATGCGGACGCGGTAGAGGACCTCCTTCCCGGGCGCGGCGGGAACCGTGAGGGCGAACGCCCCGCCGGACCCGGCCGTCACCGAAGCGAGCGCCTTCGGCTCGGCCTCGCCCCGCGCCTGGCGGCGCGCCTTCTCCAGCGGCTCCTCGAACGGGATCGCCGAGACGATCGCGGCGGCCGGCTTGCCGTCGATCGCGACGGTGCCGCTCAGCGTTCCCGCGGAAGCGGACGGGCCCGGGAGGACGAAGACGAACGCCAGAAGGGCGACGGCCAGACGGGTTCGAGTCACGAGGACCTCCATGGGCTTCCTGCGGCGGTCCGCCGCGGGCATCTCCTGGGACGCACGGAACGAACGCTCAGTTTACGGAGGGCGGCCTCCGCGGTCACGCGCATCTTCCGCCACGGCTCCACGACGACCTTCGGCCCTCCGGCCCACCGGTCCTACAATCCGAGGCCTGCACCCCGGAGGGAACGTGATGAGCCAGCCGATCGTGGTCCGGAAGTACGAGAACCGCCGTCTCTACGACACGTCGTCGAGCCGCTACGTCAACCTCCCCGAGATCGCCCAGATGGTCCGCGAGGGGGCCGAGGTGCAGGTCGTCGACGCGAAGTCGGGCGAGGACATCACGCGGGTGATCCTCACGCAGATCATTCACGAGGACGCCCGCCAGAAGAAGGGCGAGCTGCCGCTCCCGTTCCTGCGCGAGCTGATCGTCACCTCCGACCGGGCCTTCCGCGACTTCCTCTCCTGGTACTCCGACGCCGCGCTCTCGGCGCAGCGAGGGGCGAAGGAGGTCTTCACGCCGCTCGCCCACGCCCTGCCGTTCCTCGAGAGGACGCTGGAGACGCTCCGGCAGAAGGCGGCACAGGGGGGCCCGGGCAGGCCCGAGACCGCGGCGACCTCGACCAGGCCGGACGACGTCGAGAGCCTGAAGGCGCGCATCACCGAGCTGGAAGCCCAGCTCTCCGTGCGGCGTGCTCCGCGCCGAAAGGCGCCGAAGGCCGAAGCCGTTCCCCGGCGGGCCGCCCGGCGGCCCGCGCGCTGACGGCGCCGTCCGGGTCCGCTCCTTACGCGACGATCCGGGTCAGCGCGGCGTAGAGATCGGCGGCGCTCGCGGGCCTGCGATCGGGCCGCTTGGCCAGGCAGGCGAGGATGAGCCTCTCGAGGTAGTCGGGCAGGTCGGGACGCAGCGAGCCCGGCCGCGGCGGCTCGGCGGAGACGTGCTTGTGCATCACCTCCGCCGCCTCCTTGCCGAGGAAGGGGCGCTGCCCGGTGAAGAGCTCGAACAGGACGACGCCGATGGTGTAGAGGTCGCTCCGGGCGTCCAGGTCGCGCCCGAGCGCCTGCTCCGGGCTCATGTAGTGCGGCGTCCCCACCGTCAGCCCGTCGAGGGACGCGTGGTCGGACCCGTCGGCCGTCCGCGCGATGCCGAAGTCCATCACCTTCACGACGCCGTTCGGCAGGACCATGATGTTCTGCGGCTTGATGTCGCGATGGATGATTCCCGCCTCGTGGATCGCGGTGAGCCCGCGGCAGAGCTGCTTGGCGATCTGCAGGCCGGGGGCGAGGGCCACTGCGCCGCGCCGGTCGAGGAGCTCGCGCAGCGTCGTTCCGGGGACGTACTCCATCGTCAGGAAGCGGAGGCCGTCGGCCTCGCCGAGGTCGTGCGTCCTCACGACGTTCGGGTGGGTGATCTTGCGGGCGAGGCGAATCTCCTGCTTGAGCGTCTGGACGGCCTGCGTCCCTTCCGCGAAGGCCTCCGGGGTCAGCACCTTCAGCGCGACCTCCTCGTCCAGCTCCCGGTCGAGGACCTGGTAGACCGCGCCCATCCCCCCGCGGCCGAGAACCGAGAGGACGTCGTACCTCCCGGCGAACGTGGTGCCGAGGCGCGGGCCGGAGGCGGCGGCGCGGGCGCCCCCGGGTGAAACGGTCGCGGCGGAAGTCACCGAGGTCGGCGCGACGCCGCGGGTGGCGTCGGCAGGCCTGCGGCGCATCTCGGCGAGGAGCTCCTCCAGCTGGCGCTTCTCACGCAGCTCGCCGACGAGCGCCTCGAAGGCGCGCGCGAGCAGGCCCACCTCTCCGCTCCCTCCCGACGGGAGCTTCACGTCGAGGTTGCCGTCCCGGACGGCGATGGCGCCCGCGGCCAGCTGCTGCAGCGGCCGGGCGATCCGGCCCCCGAGGAGGAAGCTGACCGGGATCGAGACGACGAGGACGCCGAGGCCGACGAGGAGGAGCGTCTCGCGGATCTTCCGGAAGGCGGCCGTCTCCTCCTCGCGCGAGCGCGAGACGACGACCGCGCCGAGGGCCTCGCCGGACGCGGAGAGAACCGGGATCGCCTTCACGACCCGCCGCTCGCCGCTCACGACGAGATCGAGCGGCCCCACCTCCGCCCCCTCCCGGAAGAGCTTCGCCAGGACCGACGGGTCGCCCTTCAGGGCGGGGACGAGCATGTCGCCCCCGAAGTCGTCGGTCGCCGCCCCGATCTCGAGCTGCGGAGGCGCCCCCTTCTTCGCCGTGTCGGCGACGAAGGCGACCTGCCCGCCCGTCAGATCCCGGAGCTCCCGCGCGCGCGCCTCGTCGAGCGGAATCGACGCGGCGACGACGCCGACGAGGCGGGCCTCCCCCTTCTGGGGATCGCCCGCGACGACCGGCGCCGCGGCGACGATGGCGAGGGTCTTCCCCTCCCGGATCGTCGCGGCCGACTCCGTCCAGGAGTCGAGCGGCTCGGCCACCCACGCGACCTCGCGGAACGAGCGTCTCTCCTCCTCGACGGGGGTCCGGTCGCTGCGCGCCACGAGGACGCCCCCGCGGTCGAAGAAGAAGAACGTCCGCGCGTTCAGGATCTGGGCCTTGTCCTTTGCGGTGTCCCAGACGGTCCCGACGGGAGAGTCGAAGATCGCCTTGATTCCCGGCTCCTCGGCCACCGACCTCAGCGTCGCCTTCAGCTGCGACTCGAGGCCCGTCCGGTAGAACGCGACGTCGCCCGGGATCTTGCGCAGGGCGGTCCGAATGCTCTCCTCCGCGATCTGGTTCGCACGCCACGTCGCGATCGCCACCGCGAGGCCGAGCGTGACGACGACGAGGAGCGCGGCCGAAAGGAAGTACTGCGTCTTCAGGCGAAGCCCTTTCGCCGCCAGACGCGCGCCGCCGAGACCTGCGCTCAGCGGACCGGAGGCGCCGGCGCGAGGGGCGACCACGGTGGGGGCGGATTCGGAGAGGGAGTCTTCAGTAGCGGTTTTCATCGTCGTCCGGCGGGGGATAGTTCTTCCCGTGCTTGTTCTTGTGGGGTTGCTCTTTCCACTGCGACGCGTCGAAGGGAACGGTGACCTCGATCGTGCCGCCCGCCGGGACAGCGACCGTCCCGCTCCACTCGCCACCCCGCTCCTCCCAGACCTTCAGGGTCTGGCGGCCGGCCGGGACGCCGGACACGAGAGCGATTCCGTCTTTTCCGGCCTGGGCGTAGAGGTTCCCGTCGACGACGACGACGTAGGCCGCCATCTGGGGGTGGATGTTGCAGTAGACGCGGACGACGCCCGGCTTCTCGAAGCTCGTCTCCCGCGCGGCCCCGTTGCGGTAGAGACCGAGGTCGAACGGCGAGGTCTCCGAGAGACTGAAGACGTTGTGGAAGATCTTGTCGTAGTTCGGGAACGTGACGGCCGATCCCTTCGGGACCGCCAGGACGCGCGGCTCGAACCTCTTCTCACGCGAGGCCATCCGGGGACGCGCTGCCGGGGACGCGCCGCGCAGGCCGGGAAACCAGGCGACGGCGTCGGCTGAGGGAGCGGCCTTTCCGTCGGCTCCGGTCACGAGGACCTTCACCCGCACGTTTCCCGGCGGGATCGGCGTCGGGGTCGGGCGCGGCGTCGAGGTGGCCGCCGGCAGAGGAGTGACCGCAGGCAACGGCGTTACGGCAGGCGGCGGGCTCGGAACCGGATGCCAGGGCGGGCTCGGCACTGGGGACGGTGCCCACGGCGGGGTCGGCGCAGGGGACGGACCCCACCGGGGTACAGCGGTCGGGCTCGACCTGCGCAGCGCGGGCGTCGGCACGGTCCGGTCGTACTGACCGGCGACGGTCCGCGGGTGGAGCGCCAGCAGCGCCACGCAGGCGAGGAGGGGTCGCGAAGGCATACGGTTCAGAACGATTCTATGCCGAGAGCGACGCCATCTCAGACCGGATGCGGCGGACGGCCTCGACGACCTCCGACGCCGCGAAGTCGACCTCGGCCACCGTCGTGAACCGGCCGAGACCGAACCGGATCGTCGCCTTGGCGAGGGCGTCCGGGACGCCGAGCGCCCGCAGGACGTGGCTCGGCTCGGCCGACGCCGTCGTGCAGGCCGACCCCGAGGAGACCGCGAGGTTTCGAAGGGCCGTGATGAGGCGCTCCCCGTCGACGCCCGCGAAAGAGAGGCTCAGGTTGCCCGGCAACCGCTCGACCGGGTGCCCGTTGAGGGTGACGCCGTCGAGCGCGCCACGGATCGCCCCGTCGAGCCGGTCTCGCAGAGCGACCAGGCGCGCCGCCTCGACGTCGCGCTCCCGGGACGCGAGCCGGACGGCCGCACCGAAGCCGGCGATCCCCGGTACGTTCAGGGTCCCCGAGCGGAGGCCTCGCTCGTGTCCGCCGCCGAACACGAGGGGCGCGAGGGCCACCCGCGGCCGGCCCCTCACCCAGAGCGCACCGACTCCCTTCGGGCCGTGGAGCTTGTGGGCGCTGAGAGAGGCGAGCGCGACGCCGGAACTCACGTCGAACGGCACCTTCCCGAGGGCCTGCGCGGCGTCGGTGTGGAAGAGGACGCCGCGTGAACCACAGAGCGCGCCGATCTCCGCCACCGGGTTGAGCGTCCCGACTTCGTTCTGGGCCGCCATCAGCGAGACGAGGATCGTCCGGTCCTTCAGCGCCGCGGCGACCGCCTCCACCGCGATCCGCCCCGTCTCGTCCGGTGCGAGAACCGTCACTTCGAACCCCTCCGCGGCGAGCTGCCGGCAAGGGTCGAGAACGGACCGGTGCTCGACGGCGGAGGTGACGACGTGGTCTCCCCGACCGCGGGCGGCCCTGGCGGCGCCGAGGATCGCGAGGTTGTTCGACTCGGTCGCGCCGGACGTGAAGACGATCTCCGCGGGCTCGGCGCCGAGGGCCGCCGCGATCTCCTCGCGTGCGGACGAGACGGCGCTCTCGGCGGCCCAGCCGAAGGCGTGCTGGCGGGAGGCGGCGTTCCCGAAGTCCCCCGTGAGCCAGGGGAGCATCGCCTCGAGGACACGCGGGTCGAGCGGCGTCGTCGCCTGGTGATCCAGGTAGACGGGCCGCCGGCGGCTCACGGCGCGGCGACCGCCGCCGACTGGCGCTGCGACTCCGGCGACCTGAGGATGTCCTCGAGCGACACGGCTTCGAACGCCCCGTTCACCAGGTGGTTGAGCCGGCGCATCGCGTCGGTCGCCACGCAGAAGGGGCGCGTCCGGCAGCGGCCAGTCGACGTTCCGCTCGAGCAGAACGTCAGCGAGATCGGCCCCTCGAGGGCGTTGACGATGGACCGGAGGGTCACCTCTCCGGCCGGCCGGGCCAGGCGGTAGCCGCCACGGCTCCCACGCTCCGACGTGACGAGGCCCGCGCGGGCGAGCCTCTTCAGGACCTTGGCGACGATCGTCGCGGAAACGCCGTACGTGGCGGCAAGCTCGGTGGTCGAGACGCACGCGTTGCGGCGCGCGATCTCGGTCAGGACGAGAATGCCGTAGTCGACGATGCGGTTGAGCTTCAGCATCGCGGAGCCCCCAACAGGCCACTATAGGCCCGGCGAGGGGCCGGTTCAATTCTGCGGATCCTCGCTAGACTCCCGCCGCGTGCCTGGGTTCCTTTCCCCCCCGCCCCGCGTGAGGCTCGTGAACGCCTTCGGGCGACCGTTCGACGGCGTCGTCGCCGCCGCGCGCACCTGCTACAGCCCGAAGGGGATCGTCACCCCCGAGGAGGTCGCGGGCGACGCGATCGCCGACCCCGCCGAGAGGGAGCGCCGCCGCGCGCGGCGCGACGCCCTGGCCCGGGACGTGTACCTCGCCGGGCACCACACGACGTTCCAGCACGCGCACTTCCAGTTCACGCTCGAGAACGTCAGCCGCCAGCTCGTCTGGTCCTTCCTCCACGCCCACCCCTTCTACAACTCCGAGCAGACCTCGCAGCGCTACGTCGAGGTGAAGCCGGGGACGTTCGCCGTCCCGCCGCTCGCGGGCGAGGCGCTCGAGGTCTACCGCGCCGCCTGCGAGAGGCAGACCCTGGCCTATCGCCGCCTCGGCGAGCTCCTCGTCCCCGTGGCCTCGCGGGCCTTCTACGGCACGTTCCGCGGGCGGGAGAGCCAGCCGGCCCGCTGGGAGAAGGCGATCCGCAAGCGCGCCCTCGAGGTGGCCCGCTACGTCCTCCCGGTCGCCACGTTCACGACGCTCTACCACACCGTTTCGGCCGTCACCCTCTTCCGGTACCGGCGCCTCGCGGCGACGTTCGACGCCCCGACCGAGCAGCGGCTGGTCGTGGAGGCGATGACCCAGGAGCTTCTCCGGCACGACCCGGCCTACGCCGGCGTCCTCGAAGAGCCGGTGCCGCTCGAGGCGACGCCCGAGTTCGCTCTCGCCGAACGCCTCTTCGGCGGTCCCCGCCCCGACCGGCCGGGCGACGCGTCGTTCCGCGCGCGATTCGACGCGGGGCTCGGCGGGCGGATCTCGCGCCTCGTCGATCGGAAGGCGCGGAACGAGGAGCTGCTCGCCGAAGCGGTCAGGGAGGTCGTCGGGATCTCTCCCGAAGCCCTCTCCGACGACGAGGCGATCGCCCTCGCGATCGACCCGGCCGGGAATACTCTCCTGGGCGAGGCGCTCAACCTCACCGACCACGGCAAGCTCGCACGGGCCCTGCATCACCCCGCCTACACCTTCCGCAAGAAGCTCTCCCACACGGCCGACAGCCAGGACCAGCGCCACCGGACGACCCCCGCCTCCCGCCCCACGCTCCACGCCTATCTCACCGACGACCCCGACTACGTCACCCCGATGCTCCTCGCGGAGCCCGGCGAGGCGAAAGCGCTCTACGACGAGACGATGGAGAGGACCTGGGAGGCGATCCGGCGCCTTCGCACCCTCGGCGTCCCCGACGAGTTCGCGCCTACCTTCTCCCGAACGCCGTCGCGCTGCGCTTCACCGAGTCGGCCGACCTCGCCGGCCTCCGCCACAAGCTCGCCATGCGCCTCTGCTTCAACGCACAGGAGGAGATCTGGCGCGCGTCCCTCGACGAGGCCGAACAGGTGCGGGAGGTGGAGCCGCGCATCGGCCGCTGGCTCCTCCCCCCCTGCGGGCTGCGCGCCCGCGCCGGCGCGAAGCCCGTCTGCCCCGAGGGCGAGCGTTTCTGCGGCGTCCTCGTCTGGAAGAAGGACCTCGCGGACTACCGGCGCCTCTTCTGACGCAGAACGGACCCCGGGGTCAGGTCCAAAACCGTGTATTGTCTGCGACAATACACGGTTTTTGACCTGACCCCCAGTTCTTTGACCCCCATCCCCTTCGCTTTATTCTTCGTTCTGCAGGAGGAGGCGGAGGGCCGTCTCGGTCGGGGTGCCGGGCGGGAGAAGGACGATCGGGAGCGTGCCGGGCACTTCGTCGCGGATCGCCGCGGCGACCTGCGGGTCGTCCGTGACCACGGTGTCGACGCGCGAGGAGCGGGAGAGCGTCTCGAGCGTGCCGTCGACGCCCCGGGCCGAGAAGAGGACCGCATCGGCCGGAAGGAAGGCCCGGAGCCGCTCGACGAGCCCCTCGTCCGCGGAGGAGACCAGGAGGTGCCTCACCGCGCTACCGGGCCGTCACCATCGGCGTCGCGACGGGGAAGAGCTTCCTGCCCATCGCATCGCCTTCCGCGGCGAAGACGACGAGGTAGTAGTGCCCCGGTCCCCGGTCGAGGGCAACGACGAGCTCGACCCTGCCGCTCGCGTTCGGCCGGAAGTCACCCGGCTCACCCGATGCCCACCGGGTCCCGGCCGGGGGATAGGGGCGGAGAGTCCGCAAGGCCGGCGGCAGGCCGTAGGAGCCCCGTGCAGAGATCTCGGACCTGGACATCGGCCTCGGAGGTTCCTCGTACGCGACCTCGACGGCGCCGACGTTCCAGCCGCGCGGGAGCTTCAGCGCGACGAGCGCCCCCTTCCCCGCCTTCACCGGCCCCGGGGGCAGCTCGGCCCACTCGAGAACGCGCCGGCTGTACTCCTCGGTCATCCGCATCTCGCCGCCGACGATCGCGAAGCCGATGCCGACGTGCGTCCAGATCGGGTCGAGAACCGTCCTGCGGTGGCCGTCGTCCGGCGGCCTCTCGGCCATGAAGGCCGCGTGCATCGCCTTCAGGAGCTCGACGGGGGGCTCGGTGAACTCGAAGCCGCGGCGGCTCTCGGCCGCGAAGTTCTGGGCGTGGTGGTCGATCCCGCCGGCGAGCGCCCAGCGCAGGTACGGCGGGCGCCCGGCGAGGTCCCAGTGGCCCGACGTCCGGTTCCGGGCCGCGTCCTCGCAGAACTCGTCCCCCACTTTCGCCCCGAGGAGGTCGTACGCCAGGGCCGGGGCGCCGTGCGCCGACCGCTCCTCGTTGATCACCCTGAGAAGCTCGGCCTTGGCCGCGGGGACGTTCTCGGCGTAGTCGGGCGCGAGGCTCGACATCACGACCCGGCGCGGCTCGGGGTCCCTGGCCGCCACGACGGGAAGGGCGGCGAGGGCCACGAACGCGGCGAGCGCCCGCACAGCAGTTTCCAACCGGGGGTCTCTCACCCGTAGAATCTTACGGGCCGGAAGGAGCCCGGTTGCAGTGATCCGATTCGGAACATCGGGTTGGAGAGTCGTCCTCGCCGAGGAATTCCCCTTCGCGAACGCCTGCTGCCACGTCCTGGAAGGCTGAGCGTCACCGTCCCCGATCGGGGAAGGAAGGAACCGCATGTACGCCATCGAAGAGATCCATGCCCGGGAGATCCTGGATTCCCGCGGGAACCCCACCATCGAGGTCGAGTGCCTCCTCGAGTCCGGGGCTTCCGGCCGCGCCGGCGTTCCGTCCGGCGCCTCGACCGGGACGCGCGAGGCCCTCGAGCTGCGCGACGGCGACCCGAAGCGCTTCGGCGGCAAGGGGACCCTCAAGGCCGTCGACAACGTCAACAAGACGATCGCCCCCGAGCTCCTCGGCTTCGACGCCCGCGACCAGGCGGGCCTCGACCGCCTCATGTGCGACCTCGACGGCACCGAGTTCAAGTCGAAGCTCGGGGCCAACGCGACGCTCGGCGTCTCGATGGCCGTCTGCCGCGCCGCATCCGAGGCGTGCGAGCTGCCGCTCTACCGCTACCTCGGCGGGACGGGTGCCGTCTCTCTCCCGGTGCCGATGATGAACGTCGTCAACGGCGGGGCGCACGCCGACAACCCGCTCGACCACCAGGAGTTCATGCTGATTCCTGCCGGGTTCGAGTCGTACCGCGAAGCGCTGCGCGCCGGGGCCGAGACGTTCCACGCGCTCAAGTCGATCCTGAAGAAGAAGGGGCTCGCGACCTCCGTCGGCGACGAGGGGGGCTTCGCGCCGGCCGTCGGCACCGCCCGCGAGGCGCTCGACGTCATCGTCGAGGCGATCGGCAAGGCCGGCTACAAGGCCGGAGAGCAGATCTTCCTCGCCCTCGACCCGGCCGCCTCCGAATACTTCAAGGACGGAACCTACGTTCTCGACGGCGAGGGCCTGAAGCTCTCTCCCGCCGAGATGGTCGCGTTCTGGGAAGCGATCGTGAAGGACTATCCGATCGTCTCCATCGAAGACGGTTGCGCCGAGGGAGACAGGGCCGGCTGGAAGCTGATGACCGAGCGGCTCGGATCGAAGATCCACCTCATCGGCGACGACCTCTTCGTCACGAACCCGAAGATCCTCGCCGAGGGGATCCGGGACGGCATCGCGAACGGCCTCCTCGTGAAGGTCAACC
It encodes the following:
- a CDS encoding carboxypeptidase regulatory-like domain-containing protein; this translates as MSVNANGPREYWASARTGADGRFELAGAPAGTISLRATAGDFLAGSTRSATGSVTIAEGQREAEAEVVFEGTGALAGRVTRGGQPVAEARVFVGGGRGSSSGSARTDESGSYRIEGITPGDYTVNVQGAPGSGGRTVSKELRIDGEASLDVDLPMARLFGVVVDGSTKQPLADARITAALDGTPSARPGFATSDSNGRFFVDDVEPGAYKLTLRRSGYQEASDNASATEDGGDAGTIEMTRGEGLEVRVRDGIYQIPLRSANVRVKDGAGANVTSTWLSLDGDGKGEISSLRPGRYSLVVGSNGYATQVLEGVVVPGAPLPVALTPGGSVEILPGEASRAKGSATLRNALGQPHPYRSWGNEGHVTLPAAGTELLENLAPGSYTLAVEGVAPKAFTVTEGGRTVVELP
- a CDS encoding carboxypeptidase regulatory-like domain-containing protein, with the protein product MRDTHPEPVDVVLSPGAAIAGFVLRKTGGGAEGYLVIPRLSGKAPTGGFGSVAMPTGPDGAFFLDGLKAGEAYDLQLFAVALAGGPGPLKRGIVAPAADVEWIVEGAGRIEGVAVDGRTGQPLTSFDVSFQADRPGFGGGNVMRAGRRAGGRGFGGAGEAVAVEAPDGRFAIEDVPAGKWQVVVTAKGYQAGRAGGVVVEEATTTDGVEIRVPPGSTLKGRVTDARSGRGVPEATVGISGETGGAAFPASGFGGDLVTDVDGRFEVEGLAPGKVTVSVQHADYTDRTENVDLKEGGSSVEVALSRGSSLGGVVLSETRQPVPGAEVALEGANAPGRGFGGGESATTDASGRFRFDHLSPGRFTLRASVPGQTTEPVEAILVAGETKEDVTLVLAGGATIRGVVSGLPDASRAGGERQRERSP
- a CDS encoding carboxypeptidase regulatory-like domain-containing protein translates to MTRTRLAVALLAFVFVLPGPSASAGTLSGTVAIDGKPAAAIVSAIPFEEPLEKARRQARGEAEPKALASVTAGSGGAFALTVPAAPGKEVLYRVRIAAKGAIAAELEGIYDASETDELGELPLRKAEALAGRVTGPGGRPVAGARVTLTARGRFDGSFGLSPVPEESSTGADGTFRFENAASERNELLVVADGFAPAHLSGAKGGAQSRAIALVAGAPLSGSVKKRDGKPAAGALVRYEGDGLETRWVEVGADGTFRLADLPSRRGSVVADAGDDGFAEAPGVTPVPGGKPVVLALAPPTVLEGRTLDVATLKPVPRVKLTVSSGPGRLVARSGADGRYRLKGLRPADVTVRADEPAHVRWTRANVRLEKGATKVLDVPLTRGASLSGRVVDEDGGPVADARVRRLRRRQPVPPGDAGLGGRHGSEDPLARRRNLLRLASPTGREPADRRAAPGLREGKARGNLARGRRNAHGSNRHPAARPRSDGDGEGPRGQSDRRRRGGALAVARRPLLQRRTNDADELRRRLGDRPRRRAVPTGASS
- a CDS encoding polyhydroxyalkanoate synthesis regulator DNA-binding domain-containing protein; translation: MSQPIVVRKYENRRLYDTSSSRYVNLPEIAQMVREGAEVQVVDAKSGEDITRVILTQIIHEDARQKKGELPLPFLRELIVTSDRAFRDFLSWYSDAALSAQRGAKEVFTPLAHALPFLERTLETLRQKAAQGGPGRPETAATSTRPDDVESLKARITELEAQLSVRRAPRRKAPKAEAVPRRAARRPAR